The Micropterus dolomieu isolate WLL.071019.BEF.003 ecotype Adirondacks linkage group LG22, ASM2129224v1, whole genome shotgun sequence genome contains a region encoding:
- the lmo2 gene encoding rhombotin-2 isoform X2, which yields MTSTIERKTLEANEEPVDEVLQMPPSLLTCGGCQQSIGDRFFLKAIEQYWHEDCLSCDLCGCRLGEVGRRLYYKLGRKLCRRDYLSVLLRDSNLPQCNAKKEMEALPATEKTRNLNADGGETAPETSQ from the exons ATGACATCCACTATAGAGAGGAAGACACTGGAAGCCAATGA GGAGCCGGTGGATGAGGTCCTCCAGATGCCACCGTCTCTGCTGACATGTGGTGGGTGTCAGCAGAGCATCGGTGACAGATTCTTCCTAAAGGCCATCGAGCAGTACTGGCATGAGGACTGCCTGAGCTGCGACCTGTGTGGCTGTCGACTTGGTGAGGTGGGCCGCCGGCTCTACTACAAGCTGGGAAGAAAATTATGTCGGAGAGATTACCTCAG tgtgctGTTGAGGGACAGTAATCtaccacaatgcaatgcaaaaaaagaaatggaggcGCTTCCTGCAACTGAGAAAACAAGAAATCTAAATGCGGATGGAGGTGAAACAGCTCCAGAAACTTCtcaataa
- the lmo2 gene encoding rhombotin-2 isoform X1 → MTSTIERKTLEANEEPVDEVLQMPPSLLTCGGCQQSIGDRFFLKAIEQYWHEDCLSCDLCGCRLGEVGRRLYYKLGRKLCRRDYLRLFGQDGHCASCEKRIRAFEMTMRVRDKVYHLECFKCAACQKHFCVGDRYLLINSDIVCEQDIFEWTKLNNNNMI, encoded by the exons ATGACATCCACTATAGAGAGGAAGACACTGGAAGCCAATGA GGAGCCGGTGGATGAGGTCCTCCAGATGCCACCGTCTCTGCTGACATGTGGTGGGTGTCAGCAGAGCATCGGTGACAGATTCTTCCTAAAGGCCATCGAGCAGTACTGGCATGAGGACTGCCTGAGCTGCGACCTGTGTGGCTGTCGACTTGGTGAGGTGGGCCGCCGGCTCTACTACAAGCTGGGAAGAAAATTATGTCGGAGAGATTACCTCAG GCTTTTTGGTCAGGACGGTCACTGCGCTTCCTGTGAGAAGAGGATTCGAGCATTTGAGATGACGATGCGTGTGCGGGACAAGGTTTACCATTTGGAGTGTTTTAAGTGTGCTGCCTGCCAGAAGCACTTCTGCGTGGGTGACCGCTACCTGCTCATCAACTCAGACATTGTGTGTGAGCAGGACATCTTTGAGTGGACCAAactcaacaataacaacatgaTTTAG